A region of Arvicanthis niloticus isolate mArvNil1 chromosome 18, mArvNil1.pat.X, whole genome shotgun sequence DNA encodes the following proteins:
- the Klhdc4 gene encoding kelch domain-containing protein 4 isoform X3, producing MVAWKRQLILFGGFHESTRDYIYYSDVYTFSLDTFLWSKLSPAGPGPTPRSGCLMAVTPQGSIAIYGGYSKQRVKKDVDKGTQHSDMFLLKPEEGGEGKWTWTRINPSGVKPTARSGFSVAAAPNHQILVFGGVCDEEEEESLEGSFFSDLYVYDAAKSRWFAAQLKGPKSEKKKRRRGKAEDPEDATEGENGGSGAPEPLEVIKEVVSEDGTVITIKQVLTPSGLGVQPPPKAEDSASEASSTGQEPCPRSNAMLAVKHGLLYVYGGMFEAGDRQVTLSDLYCLDLHKMEEWKTLVEMDPKSQEWLEESDSEEDSSSDEEGAEGEDGDQEEDSAEEGADLQHPEVARGEQYEEYLSRTEQHWLKLARNHVGPDAKEKKVLKVAQAMAKTCFDDAVGDSAQGRH from the exons ATGGTAGCCTGGAAACGACAGCTAATTCTTTTTGGTGGCTTCCATGAAAGTACAAG GGACTACATCTACTACAGTGATGTGTACACGTTCAGCCTGGACACCTTCCTGTGGAGCAAGCTGTCCCCAGCAGGCCCTGGGCCCACGCCCAGGTCAGGCTGCCTGATGGCCGTCACTCCGCAGGGCAGCATAGCCATCTATGGAGGCTACTCAAAGCAG AGAGTCAAGAAAGATGTGGACAAAGGCACCCAGCACTCAGACATGTTCCTGCTGAAGCctgaggaagggggagaag GCAAATGGACTTGGACCCGGATTAACCCTTCAGGAGTCAAGCCTACTGCAAGGTCTGGCTTTTCTGTGGCTGCGGCTCCAAATCATCAGATACTGGTCTTCGGGGGCGTGTgtgacgaggaggaggaggagagcctgGAGGGCTCCTTCTTCAGTGACCTGTATGTCTATGATGCTGCCAAGAGTCGCTGGTTTGCAGCACAGCTGAAG GGCCCCAAGTCGGAGAAGAAGAAACGGAGGCGGGGCAAAGCAGAGGATCCTGAAGATGCCACTGAAGGGGAGAATGGGGGGAGCGGTGCTCCGGAGCCGCTGGAGGTGATAAAGGAGGTGGTGTCTGAAGACGGGACAGTGATCACCATTAAGCAAGTGCTTACTCCCTCGGGGTTGGGGGTGCAGCCCCCACCTAAGGCTGAAGACAGTGCTTCGGAGGCCAGCAGCACTGGGCAGGAGCCATGTCCACGTTCCAACGCCATGCTGGCTGTCAAGCATGGACTGCTCTATGTCTATGGTGGCATGTTTGAAGCAGGTGACCGCCAGGTGACCCTTAGTGACCTCTACTGCCTTGACCTTCACAAGATGGAAGAATGGAAAACCTTGGTGGAGATGGATCCAA AATCACAGGAGTGGCTGGAGGAGTCGGACTCGGAAGAGGACAGCAGCTCAGATGAAGAGGGTGCAGAGGGGGAAGATGGAGACCAGGaagaggacagtgcagaggagGGAGCAG ATCTGCAGCACCCAGAGGTGGCACGTGGGGAGCAGTACGAAGAGTACCTGTCCCGGACTGAACAGCACTGGCTGAAGCTTGCCCGGAACCACGTGGGGCCCGATGCAAAGGAGAAGAAAGTGCTGAAAGTAGCCCAGGCCATGGCAAAAACATGCTTTGATGACGCAGTTGGAGACAGTGCGCAGGGCAGGCATTAG